From Thermoanaerobaculia bacterium, the proteins below share one genomic window:
- a CDS encoding chloride channel protein, whose translation MNQTLKVGGRWIFLSVMVGIITGLATTLFVFLMERTHELLIVQTIGFVNGGEGSEFLPWFRPFLFLLIPTLGGLACGILVTWLSPESEGHGTDSVLHSFHREKSRVPPHVVLVKMLSSAVTIGSGGSAGPEGPMAQVGSGIGSVISNIFGLTPKERNILFIAGIAGGIGSIFRAPLGGAVFGPEILYSEPDFETDALVPCLISSITAYSVHCSLSGNWKPAFDVPAIAFRHPMELLLYVVLGLLLVLAGKLYIRWFYFFHDRVFGPLKLPAFLKPALGGFALGLLALLVPQIIGTGYPLVQQALYGKLTIAAMLGLALLKIVATSFTIGSRGSGGVFAPTVVIGGLVGGAFGYAAEQVFPMFVSNPTSYILVGMGGFLAGVANVPISALIMVAEMSHSYDLLVPIIFTVTVTYLLSGSESIFSQQVPSRIDSPAHLGDFSVDILSQLHVRDVIRQSPEITLHEGTPFDEVVRVVTSSQQTTFPVVDESGRLISIFTLDDVKSVLPDRDVWEILVARDLGMDRFTSLSPDETLDAALRKFTATRAERLPVLDPERPGVMTGMVSRQDLLSAYHQAMNALRRNR comes from the coding sequence ATGAATCAAACCCTCAAAGTGGGAGGTCGCTGGATCTTTCTCAGCGTCATGGTCGGGATCATTACGGGTCTTGCCACAACGCTCTTTGTCTTTTTGATGGAGCGAACCCACGAATTATTGATTGTTCAGACCATCGGCTTTGTAAACGGAGGGGAGGGATCTGAATTTCTTCCCTGGTTCAGGCCTTTTCTCTTCCTCCTTATCCCGACGCTGGGAGGATTGGCCTGCGGCATTCTGGTCACATGGCTCTCACCCGAGTCCGAGGGTCATGGAACCGATTCCGTTCTCCATTCCTTCCACAGGGAGAAGAGCCGCGTCCCCCCTCATGTTGTCCTGGTGAAGATGCTCTCCTCTGCCGTGACGATCGGCTCCGGAGGGTCCGCCGGTCCCGAGGGTCCAATGGCTCAGGTGGGGTCGGGAATTGGTTCCGTCATTTCCAACATCTTCGGTCTTACTCCCAAAGAACGCAACATCCTTTTTATCGCCGGAATTGCCGGCGGGATCGGCTCCATTTTCCGCGCCCCCCTGGGGGGTGCGGTTTTCGGGCCGGAAATCCTCTATTCCGAACCCGATTTTGAGACCGATGCCCTCGTTCCCTGCCTGATCAGCTCAATCACAGCTTATTCGGTGCATTGTTCTCTTTCAGGAAACTGGAAACCGGCCTTTGACGTGCCGGCCATCGCCTTCCGTCACCCGATGGAACTTTTGCTCTATGTTGTCCTCGGACTCCTTCTGGTCCTTGCGGGAAAGCTTTACATCCGCTGGTTCTATTTTTTCCACGACCGGGTATTCGGACCCTTGAAACTCCCCGCCTTCCTCAAACCCGCCCTGGGTGGGTTCGCCCTGGGACTTCTCGCACTTCTCGTACCCCAGATCATCGGCACCGGATACCCTCTGGTTCAGCAGGCACTTTACGGAAAATTGACCATTGCCGCCATGCTTGGGCTGGCTCTATTGAAAATTGTGGCCACCTCTTTCACGATTGGATCACGAGGGAGCGGCGGAGTCTTTGCCCCGACGGTCGTCATCGGCGGATTGGTCGGGGGGGCATTCGGGTATGCTGCGGAACAGGTGTTCCCCATGTTCGTTTCCAATCCAACAAGTTATATTCTTGTCGGAATGGGAGGTTTTCTGGCCGGTGTGGCCAACGTACCGATTTCCGCTTTGATCATGGTGGCAGAGATGTCACACTCCTACGACCTTCTTGTTCCCATCATTTTTACCGTTACGGTTACCTACCTTCTTTCCGGTTCAGAATCAATCTTTTCACAACAGGTTCCTTCCCGGATTGACTCACCCGCCCATCTTGGTGATTTCTCGGTCGATATCCTGAGCCAACTCCATGTCCGTGACGTGATTCGCCAGTCTCCGGAAATCACACTTCATGAAGGGACCCCCTTTGATGAGGTCGTTCGGGTTGTAACTTCTTCCCAGCAGACCACATTTCCCGTTGTTGATGAATCGGGCCGGTTGATTTCAATCTTTACTCTGGACGATGTAAAATCGGTCTTGCCCGATCGGGATGTCTGGGAAATTCTTGTTGCCAGGGATCTCGGAATGGATCGATTCACCAGTTTGTCTCCGGACGAGACTCTGGATGCGGCCCTCCGGAAGTTTACGGCGACAAGGGCGGAGCGATTGCCGGTTCTCGACCCCGAACGCCCGGGTGTCATGACAGGAATGGTCTCTCGACAGGATCTCCTGTCGG
- a CDS encoding molybdopterin-dependent oxidoreductase gives MTAEIETTCTRRCPDTCLMVARREGGRIMELTGDPKHPYTRGQLCKSQELYLENVLYHTDRILVPHRKGMDTWSTWQVASHNEIIDDIVSRVHSALETYGPRSILHIQSDTYPGISRHLNTLFFRSLGGTRRITPYHDCAAGLTGQHQDFGAVETSDPMDVLSSKLIILWGKNVAQSAIHFNMIIQQARKRGAKVLLIDPIVGPSIRYADAHYQVAPGGDSALALAMAGSILRNSLHDEKFCSGKLENFDTFRSAVLSLDMEELCKMADLSPTVVENLARLYATTRPAFIIAGRGMVRQPRGGQTIRLIDALSLITGQIGQPGSGVFFHRPETGLNLAFLESVEHPHEEVVSPAELPTMLEKSDPPIQVIFINHADPVQDWPGGIYFARALRNIPTVVVMDHFFTDTADSSTHFLPSATMLERMDIVMSPYHPGITLCEEVIPPRKSSRTEFTYYQAMARRLNLAHPVHPYGWYMNQLILPLRKHGITIDRLRQGMVLNPLTPKVAYADGIFRTPSSKAVLISKWNLSPLRERKFPLILLCPSLRKWQTRVTPPNQQEEPLLAIVHPDTLAKLKLEPGQHARVIGPDGEVDVVVQDDPEQRQDTVIVPFGKWIYLGGNINNAVPVTPTDIGKSISFHGTGVILR, from the coding sequence ATGACGGCTGAAATTGAAACAACCTGCACCCGACGCTGTCCGGATACCTGCCTCATGGTCGCCCGGAGGGAAGGCGGGCGCATCATGGAACTTACCGGGGATCCCAAACACCCTTATACTCGCGGCCAATTATGCAAATCCCAGGAATTATATCTGGAAAACGTTCTTTACCACACTGACAGGATTCTGGTTCCCCATCGGAAGGGTATGGATACCTGGTCGACATGGCAGGTGGCTTCCCACAATGAAATCATCGATGATATTGTTTCAAGAGTTCATTCCGCCCTGGAAACATACGGTCCCCGATCCATTCTTCACATTCAGAGTGACACCTATCCTGGTATTTCCCGGCATCTGAATACGCTGTTCTTCCGCTCCCTCGGCGGGACGAGGCGGATTACACCCTATCATGACTGTGCAGCCGGCCTCACGGGTCAACACCAGGACTTCGGTGCGGTGGAAACGTCGGATCCCATGGATGTACTTTCCAGTAAGCTGATCATCCTCTGGGGAAAGAATGTTGCCCAATCAGCCATTCACTTCAATATGATCATTCAGCAGGCCCGGAAGCGCGGAGCCAAAGTTCTGCTTATAGACCCGATCGTCGGCCCTTCCATCCGTTACGCGGACGCCCATTACCAGGTCGCACCGGGTGGAGACTCAGCTCTGGCCCTTGCCATGGCCGGATCGATTCTCCGTAACTCTCTTCACGACGAAAAGTTCTGCTCAGGGAAGCTGGAAAATTTTGATACCTTTCGATCCGCCGTTCTATCCCTTGACATGGAAGAACTGTGCAAAATGGCCGATCTCTCCCCCACCGTCGTTGAGAATCTAGCCCGCCTCTATGCGACAACCCGGCCCGCATTTATCATTGCCGGCAGAGGTATGGTGCGACAGCCCAGGGGTGGACAGACCATACGTCTGATTGACGCTCTTTCCCTCATTACGGGACAGATTGGTCAGCCCGGATCGGGAGTCTTTTTCCACAGACCCGAAACGGGCCTGAATTTAGCTTTTCTGGAAAGTGTCGAACATCCTCACGAAGAAGTGGTTTCCCCGGCAGAGCTTCCCACGATGCTGGAAAAATCGGATCCCCCTATCCAGGTCATTTTTATCAACCATGCGGATCCGGTTCAGGACTGGCCCGGCGGAATCTATTTTGCCCGTGCGCTTCGAAATATTCCAACCGTGGTAGTCATGGACCATTTTTTCACGGACACAGCAGACAGCTCCACTCATTTTCTTCCCTCAGCCACGATGCTGGAGCGTATGGATATTGTCATGTCTCCTTATCACCCTGGCATTACGCTCTGTGAAGAGGTCATTCCGCCCCGAAAGAGCAGCAGGACAGAATTCACTTATTACCAGGCCATGGCTCGAAGGCTGAATCTTGCCCACCCCGTTCATCCATACGGCTGGTACATGAACCAGCTAATTCTGCCCCTCCGGAAACATGGAATCACCATCGACCGTCTCCGACAGGGTATGGTACTCAATCCGCTGACCCCAAAAGTTGCCTATGCAGATGGAATCTTCCGAACTCCATCGTCGAAGGCCGTTTTGATTTCCAAGTGGAACCTGTCCCCTCTCCGGGAGCGAAAATTCCCCCTCATCCTCCTCTGCCCATCGCTACGAAAATGGCAAACCCGCGTGACACCACCCAATCAGCAGGAAGAACCCCTCCTTGCGATTGTTCACCCGGACACACTGGCCAAGTTAAAGCTGGAACCGGGACAGCATGCCCGGGTAATCGGGCCTGATGGAGAAGTGGATGTCGTGGTTCAGGACGATCCCGAACAGAGGCAGGATACGGTTATCGTTCCATTCGGAAAGTGGATCTATCTGGGGGGCAACATCAACAACGCCGTCCCCGTTACACCCACAGATATCGGGAAAAGTATCTCATTTCACGGAACGGGCGTTATTCTGCGATGA
- a CDS encoding DegT/DnrJ/EryC1/StrS family aminotransferase, producing the protein MIPLYDIRLEPASIEQAMEVLKSGNLKQGPWTDRFETAFSERFKVNHALAVSSGTSALHLAIMALFEPGDEILVPSFTFFASASAVALAGCVPVFCDVREDTFTLDIQSAASQMTDRTRGLILVHLFGHPAPVKEVEDFARNHGLKVIHDLAQAHGVRYAGEEVAAMGDAACFSFYPTKNILVGEGGMVTTRHAEVANKIGLLRNHGMDRPYHHVCLGYNYRMTDVEAAIGLGQLAAFDGQIPARRKHDRLLREAIMEDEGVAWQVSPPEGEPVPNLLTGRLLHGSRDTVILRLREAGIGCGVYYPSPLHQQEAFAPFVRNIELPVTENLCTRVFSLPVHPNLSTEEIQSIIQATRNALL; encoded by the coding sequence ATGATCCCACTCTATGACATTCGTTTAGAACCTGCATCCATTGAACAGGCCATGGAAGTCCTGAAATCGGGAAATCTGAAGCAGGGACCCTGGACCGACCGATTTGAAACCGCCTTCTCGGAACGATTCAAGGTGAACCATGCGCTTGCTGTATCCTCGGGAACTTCGGCTCTCCACCTGGCCATCATGGCTCTCTTCGAGCCCGGCGATGAAATACTCGTTCCCTCCTTTACCTTTTTCGCCTCGGCATCGGCCGTCGCCCTCGCAGGTTGTGTTCCGGTCTTTTGCGATGTAAGGGAGGACACATTCACGCTCGATATCCAATCGGCCGCTTCCCAGATGACAGACCGAACAAGGGGCCTGATCCTTGTTCACCTCTTCGGCCATCCCGCTCCGGTGAAGGAAGTGGAGGATTTCGCCAGGAATCACGGATTGAAGGTAATTCATGATCTGGCCCAGGCCCACGGTGTCCGCTATGCCGGAGAAGAAGTGGCAGCGATGGGTGATGCGGCCTGCTTCTCGTTTTATCCCACAAAAAATATTCTCGTGGGTGAAGGTGGGATGGTGACGACCCGTCATGCGGAGGTTGCGAACAAAATCGGTCTGCTTCGAAACCATGGGATGGATCGACCCTATCATCACGTATGCCTCGGATACAACTATCGAATGACAGATGTGGAAGCTGCGATTGGCCTCGGCCAGCTCGCCGCCTTTGACGGTCAGATCCCGGCTCGCCGGAAACACGACAGGTTGCTTCGTGAAGCAATCATGGAAGATGAGGGGGTCGCCTGGCAGGTAAGCCCGCCGGAAGGTGAACCGGTTCCCAACCTCCTCACGGGACGCCTTCTCCATGGATCCAGGGATACGGTGATTCTGCGCCTGCGTGAGGCGGGAATCGGTTGCGGTGTCTACTACCCTTCCCCTCTCCATCAGCAGGAGGCCTTTGCCCCCTTTGTCCGTAATATCGAACTTCCCGTTACCGAAAACCTCTGTACGCGTGTCTTTTCCCTTCCTGTCCATCCCAATCTGTCCACGGAAGAGATTCAGTCGATCATCCAGGCCACTCGAAACGCCCTGCTATGA
- a CDS encoding methylmalonyl-CoA mutase family protein — protein MDIPKKPDQKKDDHQEISEARNRWTAESLEPTFEQRPPWKKDFTTVSGMDVPILATPDSVSHLDYLQDLGFPGHFPFTRGPYPTMYRGKLWTMRQFAGFGTARDTNERFHYLLKHGQTGLSVAFHLPTLYGYDSDDEFSRGEVGRCGVAIDTLADMETLFEGIDLERVTTSMTINSTAPIAFAMYLAVAEKQGADYTRISGTIQNDILKEYIAQKEFIYPPRPSMRLITDVFAFAAERVPKFNTISISGYHIREAGSTALQELAFTLRDGMEYVEYGVRAGLDVDAFAPRLSFFFNAHNDFFEEIGKYRAARRIWARVMKERYGARHPDSWRLRFHTQTAGCSLTAQQPYNNVVRVAIQALAGVLGGTQSLHTNSMDETFALPTEDAVTIALRTQQIIAHETGVAHTIDPLAGSYFVETLTNRMEEGTFDYFDKIDAYGGMVEAVEAAFPQREIWEAAYRYQQSLDRNEKLIVGVNAYQMKEEQNIPTLVIEERVEREQLESLNRVRRERNGAEVTRCLDELRRAAEGADNLMPPILACVKCYCTVQEISDVLRDIFGTYMEPAIF, from the coding sequence ATGGATATACCCAAAAAACCGGATCAGAAGAAAGATGATCATCAGGAGATTTCCGAGGCTCGAAACCGATGGACAGCCGAATCCCTCGAACCCACCTTTGAACAGCGGCCACCATGGAAAAAGGATTTCACGACCGTATCGGGAATGGACGTTCCCATCCTTGCTACACCGGACAGTGTGTCCCATCTGGATTACCTTCAAGATCTCGGGTTTCCCGGCCATTTCCCCTTTACACGGGGTCCCTATCCCACCATGTATCGGGGAAAGCTGTGGACCATGCGCCAGTTTGCCGGTTTCGGCACAGCCCGGGACACCAACGAGAGGTTTCACTATCTCTTAAAGCACGGTCAGACAGGGCTTTCCGTCGCCTTTCATTTGCCCACACTGTACGGATATGATTCCGACGACGAATTCAGCCGGGGAGAAGTCGGGCGTTGCGGAGTTGCCATTGATACGCTGGCGGATATGGAAACCCTCTTTGAGGGCATCGATCTGGAGCGTGTTACGACCTCAATGACGATCAATTCTACGGCACCCATTGCCTTTGCCATGTACCTCGCAGTGGCGGAAAAACAGGGGGCCGACTATACGCGCATCTCAGGAACCATTCAAAACGATATCCTGAAGGAATATATTGCACAGAAAGAGTTCATTTACCCTCCGCGGCCCTCGATGCGCCTGATAACAGACGTTTTTGCCTTTGCCGCAGAGCGTGTTCCCAAGTTCAACACCATTTCCATTTCGGGATACCATATCCGTGAAGCCGGATCTACGGCCCTGCAGGAACTGGCCTTTACCCTTCGGGACGGAATGGAATATGTGGAGTATGGAGTCCGCGCAGGTCTTGATGTGGACGCCTTTGCACCGAGATTATCCTTTTTCTTTAATGCCCATAATGATTTTTTTGAGGAGATAGGCAAGTATCGCGCCGCCCGGAGAATCTGGGCCCGCGTCATGAAGGAGCGGTACGGTGCCAGACACCCGGATTCCTGGCGTCTTCGATTTCATACGCAGACGGCGGGATGCTCCCTCACGGCCCAGCAGCCTTACAACAATGTGGTTCGTGTGGCGATTCAGGCTCTTGCCGGAGTCCTGGGAGGGACTCAATCGCTCCATACCAACTCTATGGACGAGACCTTCGCCCTGCCCACGGAGGATGCTGTGACCATTGCCCTGCGTACCCAGCAGATCATTGCTCACGAAACGGGTGTTGCCCATACGATTGATCCCCTGGCAGGCAGTTACTTTGTTGAAACCCTGACCAACCGAATGGAGGAAGGGACTTTCGACTATTTCGATAAGATCGATGCCTATGGAGGTATGGTGGAAGCGGTAGAAGCCGCATTCCCACAGCGGGAAATCTGGGAAGCAGCCTACCGGTACCAGCAATCTCTGGACAGGAACGAAAAACTCATCGTAGGAGTCAATGCCTACCAGATGAAAGAAGAGCAGAATATTCCCACCCTCGTCATCGAGGAGCGGGTGGAGAGAGAACAGCTGGAATCGTTGAATCGAGTCCGAAGAGAACGCAATGGGGCGGAGGTAACCCGCTGCCTCGACGAACTTCGCCGGGCGGCGGAGGGGGCGGACAATCTCATGCCTCCTATACTTGCTTGCGTAAAGTGCTACTGTACGGTCCAGGAAATTTCCGACGTTTTACGCGACATTTTCGGAACCTATATGGAACCGGCCATCTTCTGA